The sequence below is a genomic window from Thalassomonas haliotis.
GTGCTAATAAAAAATCTCATCTACATTTCATCATAATCCATTGGTGATTATTACGCATGGTTTACTGATTGATTATTTACCCGACTAACACACTCGATCTTGTCACGGTCGACAAACAGATAATAAGGGAAGTAGATGTCAACAAGGATGATTATCGCTGAAACCTCTGTCTCGCATTTTTTAGCGGATGAAAAATCCCGCCAGCTGGCCTTATCTCACTGCGATCTCGTTCATTTTACCGATGGCCTGGTCAGCGAAGAAGATGTTCGCCGGGTAAGTGGTTTGCTCAGGGCCAGACAAGGGCAAGCCCGGGTGAAACTTTCCATGTCTTTGCGGGCAAAAGAAGAGCTCACCTGTGCCCATGATCAGCTGTCTTTATTTGCCCTGCAAAGCCATATTATCAAGGTGATGGATAAAGTTGATTATTTCGAACTTGATGCCGAATATGATCTGCAGACTCCGTTGTTGAATTTAATTCCGGCGGAAAAACGCATTATCACCCGCAGAATATCGACGCTTGCCAACTACCCGGATACCGGTATAGCCGCGCGTCAGACCCAAGGTTATAGAACCCTTGCACAGCATTACCGAACGGACAGTGACTTTGAACGCTTTCTCTATCGCATTATTTGCCCCGAAGGCTTAACAGCGCTGGAATTTTTGCATTATAACGATGATCCTCAGGTAACCGCATATGATGAAGCCGAAGCGGGCTTGTGGAGTCGAGTGTGTGCCTTTTATAAAGGCGCCCAGGTTATTTTTGCCGACTTGCAGCAAACCTCTTTGTTATCCCTAAAAGCGATGGAGAAAAATTATCGCCTGAGTAGCTTACCCGGGGATATTAACGGGGTTTACGGCATACTGGGTGATGCCATCAAGCAGTCTCTTTCTCCTTTGACCCATAATGCCGGCTTGAGGGCGTTGGAATATCCGGCAATTTATTTGCACTTTAGCATTAACAGCCAGAAGACTTTAGATAATTATATTTCACGCCTGGCTGCCATTAATTTACCTTTGCGTGGTTTAACGGTTACGGCCCCTCTTAAAGGCAATATCAGCCAGAATTATCCCGCCAGCAGGGAGCTGGTCAAACGAACCTGCTCAGCCAATATTTTAAAAGTCGATAACGACCAAATCCAGGTGGATACTACAGATGATGTCGGCCTGACATTATTGTTGGAGCAGCACAATATTCATATATCAGGCAAACGGGTGGCTATATTGGGCTGTGGCTGCTCCGGACGTATTGCCGCACAAACCCTGCATGAGCAAGGGGCTGAGGTGACTTTATTTAACCGCGGGCTGCAAAGGGCTGCCCTGGCGCATAAATTACTTAACTTACGCTGCCTGTCGCTGGAAGATTTACAACTTGATGCCTTTGATGTGCTGGTAAATACCATTCCTTATGCGTGCGACTCAGATATTACTTTTGATCTTGACTGTCTCCGGGAGGAAATGATCTATATTGACTTTGTCTATAATCAGTTCCCAAATGGCTTATTGCGCCGGGCAAACGATAAGGGCTTGAAGGTTATTGACGGCCTGATGATGCTAAGAAGCCAACTGCTGTCGCAATTTTATCGTTTAACCGGGCATTTACTGCCTCCCGAGGCCTGTCAGGTACTGGATTCGTTGATCTCAGATAAGAAGTCCGGAGGCATAAGGCCACAGGAGCGGGGTGATGCTTTGCTAAACAAACAAAGGGATGATAGCCAGCTAGCCGGTTCGGAGAAGACCTACCGGGAAATCTGTTGAAATAAAGGTTAAAAACCAGGGAGAACAGGGGATGGAGCACAGTGAAAGCGTTCAATGTCGAAACAGGCTTGAACTCGGCAATTTGCTCGGTACCTGGGTGAATGTCAATGCCCGGGCGGATTTTATCACTTGCTTTACGCTCTCTTTTGATGGTGAAGTACTGAAGTTAACCATTTTATCGACATCCGGGGAGAAAATACAGAACCACCTGGATGTCCATCCCGTGGCCAGTCCCGGCAGTGAGCTGGCCACGGGTTTTTACTACTATCAGCAGCCCTCGGGCGTTATTGTCGCCGCCAATGAAAAAAATGGCGTCCTGGTGTTACAGAGCTACAGGGAAACAAGCAGGGCAGACAAAAATAATAACCGAAAAGACAGGTTGCTGAGCCGGGAGTTTTATTACCGCCGGTCAACTTTACAACCCGGGGAAGCCCCCCCCTTGACCGGTCATACTTCCGGGAATAAGGAGCATACGGGGGCCGGTGCAGCAACAGGGGAAAATTTTCCGGCAAAGGATCATTTCCCGGCTTTACCCGGCTGTTGGCATAATACTCACCGTCACAGTAGCTGGATGAAGGCGTTTTCCATAGAAAAGACGCCTTCGGAGTGGGTTTTGGAGGTTTCCGGTGATTGCAACGGCGTGACCTGGCCCAGGATGTTGTTAACCCCCTATAGCTTTGATCAACAAGAAATGGGTTTTATTGCCTATTGCGATTTAGCCGGTGTCAGCGGCTTATTTTGCGCCTATTCCAATAAAGGCTTAATGGTTGTGTCGGTATTTTTTGCCGTCAATAATGCCGAACCGGGGCAATGGCCAGACAAAACCTTTTGCCGGGAATTTTATGTCAATCAGGGCCGCCCTGATATGGCAGGCAGCTAAAATGCCGTTATTTAAGGGGTTATTTACCTTTAGACGACTTACCTCAGGACTTTTACAGGGACGTTTATGAAAACCGAATTAAAAGCAACAACAAAAGCGGCCGATGCCGGTGTGATGATCACCGCACTTGAATCCCTGTCTCAGGAAGTGTTTAGCCAAAGGGCCCAGGATTACGATCTTCAGGCCAAATTTCCGGCAGAGAACTTTACCGATCTTTTTCATATCAATGCCCTGGCGGCCCCGGTTGCCCCATGTTTCGGCGGTCTCGGCTTTGCCCCTGAATATGGCAATGTTCATGCCTTATGGCAAATGACCCGGGCCATTGCCAAAGCCGACTTATCTTTTGCCCGTTGCTGGGAAGGCCACAATAATGCCCTGATGCTGATCGATAAATTGGCCAAGACAGAGCAAAAACAACGTTGGTTTAGTCAGGTGATACAAAAAGGCCATCGCTGGGCCGCCTGGAGCGGCGAGCCGCAAACGAAATTACCCCACCAGCAATACGCCATAGGCACTAAGGTGGAAAAACGGGACTCGGGTTATGTGCTCAACGGCAACAAGGTTTTTGCCACCAGTGCCGTGGGAGCCAACCGGGCGATTTTACTGGTGAGCCTGGCGGGGCCGGGAGGCGCCAGGGAGATCGGCGACGGAGAAAACAACCTGCTGATGCTGGCCTGTGACTTATCCGACCCCAGCATCAGTTTTGACGGCGACTGGTGGGATCCTATCGGCATGCGCTCTACCGTTTCTTACAAGGTTAATTTTGATAATACTTTTATCCCGGCAAAAGATTGCATCGGTGCGGTCGGTGAATTTCTGACCCAGGATATGCAAAGCCGTTTTACTCCCCATTACGGGATCAGTTTTCTCGGCGCCTTGGATGCGGCCTATGAGTATACCCTTAACATAGTCAAGGCCCAGCAAAGACAGCAAGACCCTTATGTGCAGCAGCATATTGCCCGGGTGAAACTCAACATAGATACTTTAAGCCTGTGGATGGATCAGGTGGCATCGAGTTTAGATCATCAGCATTTTGATAACGCCCGCGAGCAGGGCTGTCAATTTCGTTACCTGGCAGAGCAACTGGCGCAGGAAGGCCTGGCCTTATGTATCAAAATATGCGGTGCCCGCGCCCTGAATAAACCCAGTGTGCTTGAGCGTATCTACCGGGATCTGAGCATTTATGTTTTACATGACAATGCCGATCATGTTCTGGCCACCATAGGCAGGAGGACATTGGGACTAAAGGTCGATAATGCCTTTTTTAAATTAAAAGCCTGATGGATAAAGCCGGGGTTATTTTTAACGACCGTTAGGATAAAAAGCAGCAAGCATAAAAAACAAATTAGGAGTGTTGCCAATGAGAAATCAAGCGCAGTATTATCCCGTTGCTGCCAGCATCTGGCTGCTGGCATTGGGCTATTTTGCTTTTTATATTCCCTACAGTGCCTTGATTAAAGCCCTTTCTTCCGACTTGCTGGCAAATTTCGGGGTGATCGGCAATGCACAAACCCTGAGTCCGTCGGCTTTTTTACCTTGGGTGTTATTGGGCACGGTATTGACTATGCCGGTGATCATATATGCTTTGGGCTGGTACCGCTTTCTAAAAAGTGAAGGTAGCGGCTTTGCTGAAAAACTTTCCGGAATCAACCGCTGGGCCGTCTGCTCCGGGCTGGCTTTTGCGGTGATTATTGTTACCACTACGCTGGCCTACAGCTTTGTCGGGGTCTCCATTGTTTTTGCCTTATTGCTGATGCGCGGCGGTGTGCTGGTGATGTCGCCTTTGGTGGATTTTTTTGCCGAGCGGCAAGTGCATTGGTACTCCTGGGCTGGACTTGTGCTAAGTTTATTTGCCGTTGCCCTGGCCCTGGCACAGGCAGGTGAATATCAGCTTGCCCCCCTGGTATTTGTTAATCTGGCTGCCTACCTTAGCGGTTATATTTTCCGGCTCAGGCAAATGTCCCATTATGCCAAAGATGCTCAGGAGTCGGTGAACCGGCAATTTTTTGTTCAGGAAAATACCGTGGCGATGTCGGCTCTGCTTGTTATTGCCGTGTTTACGGTGATTTTTCACCTTAACCGCGGACAAATCTCCCTTGGCGATTATTTCTCAGTTATGGCCAGTTCCAAGGTGATCTTCCCGGCGATGATAATAGGTTTTTTCTATGGCATTTTGGCCATTTTTGGCAGTTTGATTTACCTGAACCGGCGTGAGAATACCTTCGCCATCCCGGTAAACCGCTGTGCCAGCCTGTTATCCGGGGTATGTGCCTCATTGCTTTTATATTTTTTCTTTGCCGGGCAGAGCATCAGTTTTGTCCAGATTTGCAGTGCCTTTGCCATCTGTCTTGCTTTGTCGTTAATGTCATTTTTTGACATGAAGCAGATATCCGGGCATCCCCATTCGGTGGAAAATCCGATGCAGCGTATCTGGCTGTTTATTTGCGACGGTAACCGCATGCGCTCGCCTATGGCGGCGGCTATTTGCAATAAGGTACTGGAAAGCCACGTTCTGCAGCCAAGCAATGGTGAGAACAGCCGGGATATTTATGCCGAAAGCGCCGCCCTGCAATTAGGGGAAAAGCGTTTTATGCCTGACGCTGCCAAAGCGGCCCTGGCGGACTTTCATATACAGCTGGATGATCACCGGGCGCAACAGGTAACCGAGGAGCATATTCACCGGGCTGAAAAAATCTATTGCATGAACAGCAAGCAGTGCCGTGAACTCATTGCCCTTTATCCCTGGATTGCCGCTAAAGTGGTCAATCTCGGCGGCGAGGCTGAAATTGCCAAGCCGGAGGGGACACACAAGCAGCACTTTCTTACCCTGGCCAACATTCTTCATCAGCATATTCAGCCTTTATTAACGGCTGCGGGAAAAGAGACTGTGACGCTACTTGAAGCTGAACCGGAGCGAAACAATGCCTAAACATGCAAAAAACAGCTCCGGGCAGCAGGGTATTAAAATTCACTGGCGTCTTTGCCAGGGAGGGGAGCAGCAAGGCAAGTCCTATAAAGACTCCGGTTGCGGATTGCAGCGCACCCGCTATGCCATGGGACAAGAGCAAAATGGCCAGGTGGATTTTGCCCGTCAGCTGGCTTTTGCCTGTGCAGCCGAGGAGTCAGGTATAGATTCCCTGCTGGTGGATTTTAACCTGAAAAAGCCGGATCCGACTCTTCTGGCCCTGGCGCTGGGTATGCAGACGCAGAAGATAAAATTTATTGTCGCCTGCCGCTCCGGGCTGATGGCGCCGGGTTATTTTGTCCAGCAGCTAAATACCTTATCCCAGCTAATGCCCGGGCGCTTCTCGCTCAATGTGGTGGCCGGGCATTCCCCGAAAGAGCAGCATGCCTACGGGGATTTTCTCGAACATGATCAGCGCTTTAAACGCACCGAAGAATTTCTGTGCATTTGCCGCCAGTTGTGGGCTAATACCGGGGAGCTTGACTTTTGCGGCGAACATTACCAGCTGTTTAATGCCAGGGTCGGCACGCCATTTTTATCAAAAAACCAAAGTCAGCCGGAATGTTTTATTGCCGGCAGTTCACCGCAGGCTTTGGCGCTTGCTGCCGGGCAGGGGGATACCTGGCTCAGCCTGGCAAGATTGCCCCAGGAGATGGCAGGGCAAGTCGATCAAATCCTCAGCGCCGGTAAATCGGTGGCGATACGGTTATCGGTGATCTGCAGGCCAACCCGGACCCAGGCCTGGGCCGCGGCAGAGCATTTAGTGGCATACGGTGAGGAAGATGCCGGTGTTGTCGGGGCGGTAAAAACGGCTGAAAATATTTTTGTTCAGCAAAGCGATTCCTATGGCATCAAGCAGGCCCACCAAGCGGCTAATTCAGAGCAATCTCCCTGGCTCAGTGAAATCTTATGGAATGGTGCCGTCAATACCCATGGAGCGACGGCTATCGCCCTGGTGGGCACAGCGGAAGATATTGCCGCCGCGATTAAAGAATATCAGGCAATAGGGATCAGCCAGTTTATTTTTTCCGGCTGGCCCCAGTTAGACGAAATGCGGATTTTTGCCCAGCGGGTGTTGCCTTTACTGAAGTAGCAAAAGTGCTGTAATAATTGAAAAACCATGCAGTCGGGTGTCTTAACCAGACTTATATCAAGCGGCCTTAGCTGTCTGGTCGGATAACATCATGGATAAGATGATTTTTTTGGTGTCATAACCAGGAGAAAAACAATGGGCAGTGGTGATGATTTTTTTGCTTTAATTAAACGCTTGTTAATGCGCCCGGTGCGCGCGGTAAAACAGGCAGTGACGTTTGGCCTGTTATCTGTTTTAGTGGGCAGTTGCGCCCAGGCCCCTTATATATCTCAGGCTTCCTATTCGTCTGCGGCAGACAACCGCTGCCGGGTTGGCGGTAAGGTTGAGCGGATTGTCAAAGTCAATATGGTGGCGTTAAACCAGCCTTTTTGGTACAACCGCCTGGGCGCCTCGCAGCTTAACGGCATGATCTTCGCGCTTTCCTCAGATTTAATCTACACCGGCGGCGACCCAGATAAAGGTAATGCCTTATTGGCGGATTTACAGGCGGGTAAAGTCGGCAATTATTGGCATCTTATCGACAATGTCAGCCTGCGTTATGATAAAAGGCCCAGACCCATAGTATTACGCGCCAATGTCCATGACTGCCTGGAGATACATTTTACCAACTTACTGGCGCCTGCGCCGCAAGCCCTTACCAGCTTTGCCGGGGTGCATATCGAAGGCACTGAGGTTTTTTCAGCCACTAACAATAATCCGCAGGCGATAAAAAATGACGGTGCCTATATAGGCAAAAACTCAAATAACCTGGCATCCCCGGGGCATAGCAGGGACTACTCGCTGTTTATTCCAGAAGAAGGCACCTTTGTGCTCTATAGCGCCGCCGATAATTTCAGCAACTTTTTCCAGGGGCAGTTAACCTTTGGTTTATTCGGTTCATTAAATGTCCAGCCCAAAGGCGCCGAGTACTACCGCAGCCAGGTGAGCGGGCAGACCATGCTGGCGGCAACGAAAAAAGATCCCCTGGGCAACCCCGTGAAAACCGCCAGCGGACAACCGCACATAGACTATCAGGCGCTTTATGCCGGCAGCAATAAGCCGGTACTGAAAATGTTGAGCAAACTTGATGGCCAGGCAAATACCTTTGAACTGATTTATTCAGATCCTACCGCCATTATCACAGGTCCGGATGCCGGGCGTTTCGTGGCCGGCAGCCGGCCTTTCGGCGACGCTCCGCAATATCCGCAGCCGCTGGAGCCGTACCGGGAATTTAATATCATGTACCATGAGCCGGTCAGGGCAGAGCAGGCCTTTGCCGCCTTTGCCGGCGGCGCGTCCAATACCAACGGCAATACCTTTGCCGCCGGGGGGGACTTTTTTGCCATCAATTACGGCATGGCAGGCATAGGACCGGAAATATATTCTAACCGCATCAATGTCGGCCCTATGTACGACTGCGCCACTTGTGCCTACGAGGAATTCTTTTTAAGCTCCTGGACCGTGGGAGACCCTGCCATGGTGGTGGATATCCCTGCCAACTTCTGCTCACAAAACCATCCGATCAGCGCTCCTACGGATGTGCGGGATCCCAATCCCCCCAATTGTCAGCCGCGTTTGGGCAAAAAAGCCACTAAAGCCTTTTATCCCGATGACCCGGCGAATGTCTACCACAGCTATATGAACGACCATGTGAAAATGCGCATCCACCATGGCGCCGGTACCTTACATCACCTGCATCACTTGCATGCCCATCAATGGCTGCATTCTCCCAACAGCGATAACAGCCATTACCTTGACAGCCAGCTGATAGGCCCGGGGTCTTCTTTTACCCTGGATATGGTGTACAACAGCAGCGGTAACCGCAACCAGACGGTGGGGGATTCTATTTTCCACTGCCACTTTTATCCGCACTTTGCCGAAGGCATGTGGGGCTTGTGGCGGGTACATGATGTCTTTGAGCAAGGCACTCAACTTAGCAACAACGGCATACCCGAGACAGGCAGCCGGGCTTTGCCCGACGGTGAAATTGCCGCCGGTACCCCGATCCCCGGCATAGTACCTTTGCCTACCATAGCCATGGCGCCACTGCCGGGAGAAGTACATGTTGAAAACGGCCAGATAGTATTACCGGATATTACGGTTTCCACCAACAGCGACGGCCGCTATGTCGGTAAACTTGCCGATGGCACTGTCTATCAAAACCCGGGTTATCCGTTTTTTATTCCCGGTATTGCCGGGGAAAGGGCGCCGCATCCGCCGATGGATTTTGCCCAAACCGCCAGTGACGGTGAACTTAACGGTGGTTTACCCCGCCATGTGGTTTATAAACCGGGCACGTTTTTCGCCGATCCCAAAGATGCCGGTACCATAGCTTTTGATAACTATGATCCTGAAATTATTGAATACCATAATAAATTTGATTTCAGCAAATTCACCCATGTTTTACAGGGCACCACTTTACCGGAAGACGGCACTGACATAGAGAAGGTGGCCATGGGAGCGCATGCTACCCGGACCCATGATTCCAGCACACCGCAAGGCATCGCCGACAAATTCGTGTTAAACGGTTTATTGCAGCAAAAAGGGGCGCCTTATGCCGATCCCTGCGCCACCAATTCCAGCAGCCAGTTTTTAGCGACACCGACACCGACACCGCCGGATAAATTACGCCAGTACCGCGGCGTGGACATGCAAATGGACGTGGTGCTCAATAAAAAAGGCTGGCATTACTCCCAGCAACGCTTTGGCGTATTGTGGCAGGACCTGCTGCCGACCCTGAACAAGCAAAGACCGCCTGAACCCCTGTTTTTCAGGGCCAATTCCGGCGATTGCGTCAATTACTGGTTTGCCAATGTGGTGCCGGAATATTACGAACTGGATGATTTTCAGGTGCGCACGCCAACCGATATCCTCGGTCAGCATATTCACCTGGTAAAATTTGATGTAACCTCATCCGACGGCGGCGCTAACGGCTGGAATTATGAAGACGGTACCTTCAGTCCGCAAACCGTGGTGGAGCGGATAGCAGCTTTTAATAAGGGCAAGCTGGACAACCATAGCGGCGCCTTAACGGCAAAAGCGCCGACCTGGCTGTGTAATGAGCTGACCGGCAGCAATAAAAGCGATTGCCTCGACCGGGCCGCCAGCGAATGGCGCGGCGCGCAAACCACGGTACAGCGCTGGTATGCCGATCCGCAACTTAATGACTTAGGGCAAGACCGTACTATGCGCACTGTGTTTACCCATGATCATTTCAGTCCTTCCACCCATCAGCAGGCGGGTTTGTATATGGGGCTGTTGATCGAACCCGAGGGCTCGGTATGGAAACACTCGGAAACCGGCATGCCCCTGAATACCCGGCTGGACGGCGGGCCTACCAGCTGGCAGGCGATAATCGAAACTAAAGATCCTTTAGTGGGCAGCTACCGGGAATTTATGCTTGAGTTCCAGGACTTTCAGTTGGCGTATACCAAAGAAGGGCTAAGGCCTCAGCCTTGTATCAGCACAGCGGACGGTAAGTTACCCGCCACTTGCTATCCCAAAATCAATGAAACCCTTTCTTACGGCTCCAGCGAGAGTTTTAACCAGGCGCTTGACAGTATCTGCCTGGTGACCACCACCAATACCCTGTGCCAAAACCAGGATGTCAGCGGCAATGACGCCGATTATGTGGCTGCGATCCAGAGTTTTACCCGGGGCTATTCCGGTTACCTGGCGCCTGACTTTGCCATCAACCCGCCGCAAAAACAGGCCGGAGAAG
It includes:
- a CDS encoding acyl-CoA dehydrogenase family protein, giving the protein MKTELKATTKAADAGVMITALESLSQEVFSQRAQDYDLQAKFPAENFTDLFHINALAAPVAPCFGGLGFAPEYGNVHALWQMTRAIAKADLSFARCWEGHNNALMLIDKLAKTEQKQRWFSQVIQKGHRWAAWSGEPQTKLPHQQYAIGTKVEKRDSGYVLNGNKVFATSAVGANRAILLVSLAGPGGAREIGDGENNLLMLACDLSDPSISFDGDWWDPIGMRSTVSYKVNFDNTFIPAKDCIGAVGEFLTQDMQSRFTPHYGISFLGALDAAYEYTLNIVKAQQRQQDPYVQQHIARVKLNIDTLSLWMDQVASSLDHQHFDNAREQGCQFRYLAEQLAQEGLALCIKICGARALNKPSVLERIYRDLSIYVLHDNADHVLATIGRRTLGLKVDNAFFKLKA
- a CDS encoding LLM class flavin-dependent oxidoreductase, whose translation is MPKHAKNSSGQQGIKIHWRLCQGGEQQGKSYKDSGCGLQRTRYAMGQEQNGQVDFARQLAFACAAEESGIDSLLVDFNLKKPDPTLLALALGMQTQKIKFIVACRSGLMAPGYFVQQLNTLSQLMPGRFSLNVVAGHSPKEQHAYGDFLEHDQRFKRTEEFLCICRQLWANTGELDFCGEHYQLFNARVGTPFLSKNQSQPECFIAGSSPQALALAAGQGDTWLSLARLPQEMAGQVDQILSAGKSVAIRLSVICRPTRTQAWAAAEHLVAYGEEDAGVVGAVKTAENIFVQQSDSYGIKQAHQAANSEQSPWLSEILWNGAVNTHGATAIALVGTAEDIAAAIKEYQAIGISQFIFSGWPQLDEMRIFAQRVLPLLK
- a CDS encoding shikimate dehydrogenase family protein; amino-acid sequence: MSTRMIIAETSVSHFLADEKSRQLALSHCDLVHFTDGLVSEEDVRRVSGLLRARQGQARVKLSMSLRAKEELTCAHDQLSLFALQSHIIKVMDKVDYFELDAEYDLQTPLLNLIPAEKRIITRRISTLANYPDTGIAARQTQGYRTLAQHYRTDSDFERFLYRIICPEGLTALEFLHYNDDPQVTAYDEAEAGLWSRVCAFYKGAQVIFADLQQTSLLSLKAMEKNYRLSSLPGDINGVYGILGDAIKQSLSPLTHNAGLRALEYPAIYLHFSINSQKTLDNYISRLAAINLPLRGLTVTAPLKGNISQNYPASRELVKRTCSANILKVDNDQIQVDTTDDVGLTLLLEQHNIHISGKRVAILGCGCSGRIAAQTLHEQGAEVTLFNRGLQRAALAHKLLNLRCLSLEDLQLDAFDVLVNTIPYACDSDITFDLDCLREEMIYIDFVYNQFPNGLLRRANDKGLKVIDGLMMLRSQLLSQFYRLTGHLLPPEACQVLDSLISDKKSGGIRPQERGDALLNKQRDDSQLAGSEKTYREIC